In Oncorhynchus gorbuscha isolate QuinsamMale2020 ecotype Even-year linkage group LG03, OgorEven_v1.0, whole genome shotgun sequence, the DNA window GTGTGCCCTGCCTGAAGGCTTTTGTAACACTGGACACTTTCTTACAACACTGCCAAAATCACCTCGTTGTCAGTGGCGATGAGGAGAGGAGCTATTCAGACACTGATGGCAAAATCTGAGATGATGTACTCTTCATTTTTTTAACAAGCTGTACTAAGTTCCCAAGAAAATATGTGTACATGTACATTTTAAAGTGTGAAATATTTAGACCTCTCGCCAGAATAGCTGTTTGGATGTAACTCATGTCAACATGCCATTCCAGTTGCAACAATACATTGAAACAACAcaaatgtgtgtgttgtctgataCCTTTTGTGACTGACCAACAATGGTACACTGGAAGCGCTGAAGACACAATCTTCCTAGGCCTAAATCCTCGTCATGTTAATTCTTGATTTCTACATTTTATATCCCATCACAAATCAGATCCAACCATCCATTTGTTGAATTGGTTTAAGTGAAATTAATATACGCAAGACCTAATTTAGCATGTTGCTGGATCATTAAAATATATTACTTTTAATCTTTATAAACAACCCGATTCAACTTCCAACAAATCTGGGTTGCAATATTAACTGCACTGTTACAAATAACATGGCCTAAGATGTGGTTTCAAAAAGCTTTTAACACAGCAGAGGGTATTTTTTTTATGGAACATAGCAGTTGGAATGGACAGTGATATAGTTTACTATAATATTGACAGGTTTTGATTTGATGACTCAAATGAAGACCATATTTCCATTTaatgtgatattttttttttcaacTCTTGTTGGCATTGTACTTGTAAGTGTGACACTGGTTTAGCACCAATTTCATGATTAtttacctgtgtgtttgtgtgtgtgagagagagagagatatgcatACTCATGGAGCCTCTAAAGGCCGTCTAACAATGTGACATAACAGGTTCATTTTCTCTGGAAGAAGCTTTGTCTTGGATATTATTATGCAAAACAAGCAGTGATAGCAACCTTCCTGCAATTGTTTGTTAGCAATTGGTGTACCAGGTTATCCATTTTCTGctgttttgtaaaaaaaatatatatataataaaatctTAAAAGAATGTCAAATGTTATTTTTAAAAAGGATTTTAGGTTTCAACTTAGGAAAGTGTCTTTGTATCCGAGTTAGCAAACTTTTCTTAGAACATACCTCATTAAAAGTATTCTCCCATGAAAATGTTTTGTGTTTACTCCATTCGTGTAGTTACAGAATTCAACATGGCAAGACACTTGTAAGGaatatgttcttaatgttttgtacacggtGTGTATACAAAGAGAAAAAGCAAGCTGCAATTACATCTAGTCAGTAGGCGGCGATGTGCCCACTTATGTTAGAGGAAGTCTGCATGACTGTTTCCGGTTCTGCTTGTTGCGCATTCTTTCCGCCTTTTCACGAACTGAAGGAACCACTACAAAAACAAACATGAGTAAAGCACACCCACCAGAGTTGAAAAAGTGAGTTCCTTTTTTTAAATACACATTTGGTCTACGATCATATTTCAAttcgctttattggcatgacttaacaatgtacatattaccAATATTACCATATTTCACGGTCCATTGTAGATCATGTGCCAAGCAAGCTAACATGATTAGCTACGCGCTAGCCAACAAAGCTGCCGGTAGTCGGTAACGTTATAGCTAGCTGCTGTTGTGCGGctagtcaaatggctagctaACTTAATGAATTAAAATGTCAGCTAGTTAAACCATGCAAACATTTACATTGAATATCGTTAAATGTTCATGTTTTACAAAcgaaagtgtttttttttaatggatGGGGTCTCTGTTTTTGGTTTATTAATCTTGTGGCAGTCTAGTTCTGGTCCATTGCACGACGCTCTGCGCTCAGTCGTATTTAAAGGAGTCCTCCACGTGTGGGTTAGTGTCCGGCTTCATGTTCAATAGTGGTGGGAAAGattatggatatactgacaagatTACATGTCTCTCCGTCCAGCCTtcctttggattggtggatacagTATTGTAATCGTATTTTGAATGTTCGTGTTGTTAACGTGAACCCGCCTGTATTCAATGGAAAGACGATATGATATTAGCCTCAAACCCTTTAATATGCATAGCCATCTCGAGGAAACTGctataaagtgtttttttttctctcaaagtTGCCAggatgtcacgtgtcctactGATATCAGTACACTCGTAATAATTTAAGCgtatacaaaaaatacaaaaaacccTTGTTTGGTGGGCGAAaaaacgccacctgctggagggaGACAAATTTCCACCGAATTGGGCCGCTCTTcctctggtggtggtggtgaggagtCAACCCAGGGGGCCAGGCGGTTCTGGTCTAAAAGCACGGTTTCTACTGCTCCTACAGTTTTTTGTTGTCGTTACTGCAGTTTAACTGAAGCCCGACCCAGAAAGACAATTTTCATACACAGTCGAATTTGAAATGTCCTATTAAGACGCGTTAGTCATCACCTTTGTGCACAAAACATTCATAAAATTATTTTAAATGTCGCTGAGGCCAAAGATATTAACATTTTATATTCATCCCATGCAGGGCTGGATGATACACATTGTGTGACGATAGAAAAACGTCTTATCGTTTCATATTATGCTGTATAATTTATTTTGTGTCACAAATCACTCTTTACGGCAATATTTTTAGTCAATTGGATAACGCTTTGCACAAACAAACACCGAGGAGAGTGAACGTGACACAGAGCACGGAGACCGTACCTAAAAAAGGGGCAACTTCGGTCTCATGGACGTAGCTTGGGTATGAAAAGTCTGACACGGACCAGAAAACTGTCCTCTACAAAAATATGCCGCAGACCGGTCCCAACAACAGactcaaacaccactaacctaTTTTACCACCTACGcaagaatcatgtgaaacagAGCGGGAAGAGTCTACGGACGAGACCCCAAAACGAGACCCCGTCTCAGACGTTGCAAGAGGCTTTTGCCCGCGGCACAACATATGGCAAAGAACCatgaagatggaaggagagaacagCTGCAGTTACAACTTACATCTGTGAAGACATGGCACCATTTACACGGTCGGGAAACGGGGGTTTGGTGAGTTGGTGCCAACACTCAACCCAAGGTACCACATGCAAATTGATATgtacacgtattaatgccaaaataacatgcgaGAGACAGGCAagccccccaaaaatatatatgtattgtaatgaaacaggcagggagcaggcctcaaaccctcgaccttctagcccgaagtccagctCGCTGTCGACTGTGCCCCAAAATCATGCTCAAGTGGCAGAGTCCATTTCCTGCTTATAAACCCAGGttcgttatatatatatattagtattttaggcctatatttatttttgtttgcaACTATAGTTGAAGTTTTTTCTATTTACTTTTTAAAATTTCATACATTAATATATTATTTAATTTGTTACATGCTTAATTGAAAATTTGCACAGGttttaaataatataatatgAGTAAGTACCTTTTTATTTGTTGAGTATAATTCAAAATGTAATAAGAGATAGTCCTTTACATGTGGTCATTTTATATAAACTATTTATTCATTGAATTTACAGAAAATGTGCAATATCGTGATTATGTATCGTTATCGGGATATGAAATGACCTATATCGGATATGAGATAATGACCATATTGCCCAGCCCTAATCCAATATATGTTTTTGGATGATGTGATGATGCTACTTTCTGTGCACGTGGAGTGCTAGTGCGCATGTAATTTTGGTCCATATAACCCGGATATAGACGGTTCATGAATCGGCGTATGTGAGTTACCTTGAAATCAACTGGGCGGACATCTTGGATGCAGTCTCCAGTTATTATTGTACTTCAGGTTCGGCAGCGACTTCACCGTTCATTTATTTTGGGAGAGGCTATATGGACACGCCTGCTGCCCAAATGGATAACTTATGTTGCGTAGCTGAGAGTCAAGTGTGGAGTCACTGGTCCTgatgagcccttcccagctagctCGTTTATGCTGGCAACAACAGCAGCATGGCACTAGTAAAATAAAGTGTTTATTTTGATGGGTAAGGGCGGGGGGAAAAATGTGTAGTATTGGTCACCATCTGGATTTGGTCCCATCTCCAATTTGTTTCCTCCCACTTGATTGGATTTGTCGTAGGATAGCAGCCTACACGATAAATAACTTGTGCTTTAGCTGTCACCCTGGCCTGCTATTGGCtacttccctctctttactgccaGACAGCAGTCGGCAAGCAGGCCAAAGGTCACTGTGCCCAGTGTTCTTGTGTTGCCAGCTtgaaacacacactctccccATTGAGAAGtgtagactgtatcacagtgacAGATGGGTTTCTACCAACATTACATTTATTCTAGTCATTTTCACTGAAAATGTACAACTACAACATTAATGTTTCACGTTACATGtttgtaataaaataataataattactcAGATGAACTGAAAGATTCTGAACACTCAAATCAAAAAGACGTTTCAATTTCTTGCAAAGGTTTCTATCCACAAGCAtattaatttgacctttatttaaaaaGGCAAGtcagacggcctaggaacagtgggttaactgcctgttcaggggcagaacgacagtaccttgtcagctcggggatttgaacttgcaacctttcggttactagtccaacgctctaacctctacaCTGCCGTCCCAGTGTGAAGACCTGTTACCTATGTTTGCCAACACAGCCAGACACAGTTTTGTACacttaacttttttttaaattgacttGTCATATTTGGTGATCTATTAATATAGTGAGTAATCTAGGAAAGCCAGGAGTTAATTGACTCTAGAAAATAGCAACTCTCCTAAAGCTCCGACCTGGCTGCACTCCTCTTTTCGCAGTTATGGTTCCAACTGAGACACCCACTCACGTGGTTCCAAACGTTGAATAGGTATAACAATCTCCGGGGTGAAGCATTGATTCAAAAGATAAGAAATCAcattaaaaatattttaaaaattatATGAAAGAAAAGTCAAGACTGTGTACCTACCAGGGTTAGTTGGCAAACAAACTAATCATCCAATACAGCATTGCTGTCTGTTTCGTCCAATCACAGAGCAGATACAAGTCACGTGATCGCTAACCGATCACATGACTTGTATCTGCTCTGATATTGGATGATAGTGACCACAAGGCTCATGGTTAGTGTACATTTTGGTGCTCTTTGAGACAGAAACTGACGAACAAAAAAACAACGTATTTTTACCAACACAGATACTGATGGGCTCTACATCAACATATGAATTGTCTTGCGATCTCTGTAGAAAATAGAAAGTCTACGTTGCACAGTAACATTGATAATATTTTATATCACCACAGGTTTCGATTGAGGGGCTCCTGAGttgcgcagcagtctaaggcactgcatctcagtgctagatgcgtcactacagaccctggtttcatcctgggctgtatcacaactggctgcgatcgggagtcccatggggcacaattggcccagcgtcttccatgttaggggagggtttggctggcggAAGGCCGtcataagaatttgatcttaactgacttgcctagttcaataaaggttcaatttaaaaatgACCATGCAGCTCGTTGTGCAAATCAGCCGTATGCGTGTGGACCAGAGCTAGTCTGGTACATTCACACATAGCCAATCCCTCTGGTATAGCCATACAGTTTGTGGTGTAACTATCTTTATTAGCAAATAATAACAACATGTTTTCTGCTCATTTCAGGTTCATGGACAAGAAGCTTTCTCGTGAGTACTGATTCTGAATATCGATGGTTCTGCCGAGTTGAATTGACAAACTACTAATTATCTATTTGCATGCAAAGCCTACCAAGGCTTTGATTACATGAATTGACAAACCCAATTTACAATTTCTTAGCCATAACTTCGAGGACTGACATAGAAAGTGTCTCCATTTTGGCTTGCCTCATTATTACTGTTGTTGACATGTTGTCCacgggtgtaatcattagtccaaacggAGAGTTTCTAGCGGACAAATTCTGGTATGTCCTTCCCTGTTCACTTTGCTAGCATTTTTATGAAACGTTTTGGAACAGAAGCTGTGTAATCAATGCACCCCGGGTCTTCAAAGTTCTACATCTCGTTCCTCAGTGAAGCTGAACGGTGGCAGGCAGGTCCAAGGAGTCCTGCGAGGTTTTGACCCCTTCATGAACTTGGTGATGGATGAGTGCTTGGAGATGGTCCCTGGGGGAATACAGAACACCATAGGCATGGTGGTCAGTACCAACGGCGTTGTCAACTACATTTACACACTACCTCTGGGGACAGACGCATTTAGATTTTATTCATCAATGTCACCACACTTTTTTTTTATGCGTGTAaatcttttttgtttgtttgtttactttcTGTAGGTGATCAGAGGAAACAGCATCATCATGTTGGAGGCACTTGAGAGAGTATGAGGGCGGGGATGACAGAACAGCTTGAAAGAAGTGGAATAatggacattacatttacatttaagtcatttagcagacgctcttacactTTTTATGTCATTTCCTTGTTTTTCCTGTTGATAGATTATGTCTTTGATACGTTTTAGACAGATATTTCagatatttcagttatttcagatatttcagttatttcagatATTTCAGTTGGAAATGTTTTAATTTTGAAATCTTGTGAATAAACTGggtattttgtttttatttttgcgcaaatgtgttttttttacctCTACACGTTTCAAGCACTTGATGGATTACATTTAACAGTAATGTAGAGATCGTAAAATTATAGTTAGGTGATAAACATACAATATAGATATATANNNNNNNNNNNNNNNNNNNNNNNNNNNNNNNNNNNNNNNNNNNNNNNNNNNNNNNNNNNNNNNNNNNNNNNNNNNNNNNNNNNNNNNNNNNNNNNNNNNNtccaacaatgcagtgataaccaacaagtaatctaactaacaattccaaaactactgtcttatacacagtgtaaggggataaggaacatgtacataaggatatatgaatgagtgatggtacagagcagcatacagtagatggtatcgagtacagtatatacatatgagatgagtgtgtagacaaagtaaacaaagtggcatagttaaagtggctagtgatacatgtgttacataaggatgcagtcgatgatgtagagtacagtatatacatatgcatatgagatgaataatgtagggtaagtaacattatataaggtagctgATGGCTGGTAGAATAAGTACTATAACAAGAATGAAAAGAAGAAACTGCACAACCAAAAGGTGGCTACACAAAAGAGAAGTGGGAGGGAGGTGACCCTGATCCGCCTGCAGTACTCAGACCACAAATCAGTGTATGTgacgggggtgggggtgggggccacttTGAGAGTTCTGTGAAGAGGGTTAGGCCTTGGATTGCCCTGTGAttgtgtgtgactgactgtgtgagGGACAGGGGGAGCTTCTTTGAATGGCTCTATAATGAGGGTCATGCCCAGGTCTATAGCCTGTGATTGACATACATTTGCTGTCCATTGTCTGGCTGAGAGACCTGTAAGGAGCTGCTAATACTCACTCACCTTGctatgacacacacactctcactctgcTACGTCTCACGCACTCACATTGCTGCGACTCATTCACCCTGCTATGACTCCCTAACTCACCCTGCTATGACTCACTCACCATGCTTTGACTCAATCACTCACCATGCTTTGACTCAATCACTCACCATGATATGACTCACTCTTCCTGCTATGACTTActcaccctgctacaactcactcaccctgctacgactcactcaccctgccatgactcactcaccctgctatgactcactcaccctgctacaactcactCACCCTTCTATGACGCCCTCACTCACCCTGCTACAAATCACTCATCCTGCTACGACTCACTCACCCTGCCATGACTCACTCACCCTGCTATGACTCActcaccctgctacaactcactCACCCTTCTATGACTCACTCACCTCACCCTGCTACGACACACTCATTCTGCTACGACTCACACACCCTGCTACGACTCGCTTATTCACATTGCTACGACTCACTCACTTACCCTGCTATGACTTTCTCACCTTGCTAAAACTTACTCACTCTGCTACGACTCGCTCATTCACATTGCTACAACTCACTCACCTTGCTATGACTCACTCACCCACACTGCTACAACTCACTCACCCTGCTACGACTCGCTCATTCACATTGCTACGACTCACTCACCCTGctatgactcactcactcacccctgCTACACCTCACTCACCCTGCTTCAACTCACTCACCCTGATACGACTCACTCACCTTGctatgactcactcactcaccctgaTACGACTCACTCACCCTGCTACGACTCACTCACCTTGctatgactcactcactcaccctgaTACGACTCACTCACCCTGCTATGACTCACTCACCCTGCTACGACTCACTCATTCTGCTATGACTCATCATTCTGCTACGACTCACCATTCTGCTACGACTCACTCATTCTGCTATGACTCACTCACCCTGCTACGACTCACTCATTCTGCTACGACTCACCATTCTGCTACGACTCACTCATTCTGCTATGACTCACTCATTCTGCTACGACTCACTCTTCTGCTACGACTCACTCATTCTGCTATGACTCACTCATTCTGCTACGACTCACTCATTCTGCTACGACTCACTCATTCTGCTATGACTCACTCACCCTGCTACGACTCACTCATTCTGCTACGACTCACTCATATTCTGCTATGACTCACTCACCCTGCTACGACTCACTCATTCTGctatgactcactcactcaccctgctACGACTCACTCATTCACATTGCTACGACTCACTCACCCTGCTTCAACTCACTCACCCTGATACGACTCACTCACCTTGctatgactcactcactcaccctgctACGACTCGCTCATTCTGCTgcgactcactcactcaccctgctacaactcactCACCCTGCTTCAACTCACTCACCTGATACGACTCACTCACCTTGCTATGAGTCACTCACTCACCCTGCTACGACTCGCTCATTCTGctatgactcactcactcaccctgctacaactcactCACCCTGCTTCAACTCCTCATTCTGCTATGACTCACTCACCCTGCTACGACTCACTCACCTTGCTATGACTCACTCACCCTGCTACGACTCActcaccctgctacaactcactcaccctgctacaactcactCACCCTGCTGGCTCACTCACGCCGCTGCTACGACTCACTCACCCTGCTGTCTCACTCACCCTGCCCTACGACTCGCTCATTCACATTGCTTACGACTCAGTCACCCTGCAATTGAGGAGAGACTCCAGCAGATCTCTGTTCTTAGCTTGATGAGGAGCCGTGTCGCAAGCAGCTAAATGGAAAAAGAATGGAtcaactgacagagagacaggagactgacagagagacaggagactgacagagagacaggagactgacagagagacaggagactgacagagagacaggagacaaacacagagagacaggagactgacagagagacaggagac includes these proteins:
- the LOC124032357 gene encoding small nuclear ribonucleoprotein G-like isoform X2 — its product is MSKAHPPELKKFMDKKLSLKLNGGRQVQGVLRGFDPFMNLVMDECLEMVPGGIQNTIGMVVIRGNSIIMLEALERV
- the LOC124032357 gene encoding small nuclear ribonucleoprotein G-like isoform X1 — protein: MAKNHEDGRREQLQLQLTSVKTWHHLHGRETGVWFMDKKLSLKLNGGRQVQGVLRGFDPFMNLVMDECLEMVPGGIQNTIGMVVIRGNSIIMLEALERV